A genomic region of Metopolophium dirhodum isolate CAU chromosome 1, ASM1992520v1, whole genome shotgun sequence contains the following coding sequences:
- the LOC132932546 gene encoding uncharacterized protein LOC132932546 yields the protein MNYIKINFNAAVQTLNMSTAAPAPPAETAVAARHRHQPPRKAPPKRRCYRCNKMGHTVRQCLAPQTPRRAPATQRGGLSSVRVRPPRSLSARSTRTQTPGPQPIGISTPMASTVSNIFNPNSAK from the exons atgAATTATATAAAGATCAACTTCAATGCGGCGGTGCAAACACTAAACATGAGCACCGCCGCCCCTGCACCGCCGGCCGAGACCGCCGTCGCCGCACGCCATCGCCATCAACCGCCGCGAAAGGCACCCCCCAAACGCC GATGTTATAGATGCAATAAAATGGGGCACACTGTCCGGCAATGCCTCG ccCCACAAACACCTAGGAGAGCACCAGCCACACAACGTGGAGGGTTGAGTTCCGTTAGGGTAAGGCCGCCGCGGAGTCTGAGTGCAAGGTCGACACGCACTCAGACTCCCGGTCCCCAACCTATCGGAATATCAACCCCGATGGCATCAAccgtaagtaatatttttaatcctaatagtgctaaataa